In Ailuropoda melanoleuca isolate Jingjing chromosome 7, ASM200744v2, whole genome shotgun sequence, one genomic interval encodes:
- the GNG10 gene encoding guanine nucleotide-binding protein G(I)/G(S)/G(O) subunit gamma-10, translated as WDESESAEEDGAQVFCVVTGCRALPFALTERRQSGFAERGVKCWTCGLRRDIQVFAVWAGGSENKAERVIGILDILPRAPSLFWKSLRSCMVSQAAAELQQYCMQNACKDALLVGVPAGSNPFREPRSCALF; from the exons TGGGACGAGAGCGAAAGCGCGGAGGAAGACGGGGCTCAGGTTTTTTGCGTGGTGACAGGGTGTAGGGCGCTGCCCTTCGCCCTgacagagaggaggcagagcGGGTTCGCGGAACGAGGAGTTAAGTGTTGGACGTGTGGGCTTCGCCGAGATATCCAGGTGTTTGCCGTTTGGGCTGGAGGCTCCGAGAACAAGGCTGAAAGAG TGATTGGAATACTCGATATCCTTCCAAGGGCCCCTTCACTGTTCTGGAAATCTCTGAGAAGTTGCATG GTCTCGCAGGCAGCTGCAGAGCTTCAACAGTACTGCATGCAGAATGCCTGCAAGGATGCCCTGCTGGTAGGTGTTCCAGCTGGAAGCAACCCCTTCCGGGAGCCCAGATCCTGTGCTTTATTCTAA